A single genomic interval of Eptesicus fuscus isolate TK198812 chromosome 10, DD_ASM_mEF_20220401, whole genome shotgun sequence harbors:
- the LOC114235287 gene encoding adenylate cyclase type 10-like isoform X5: MLIGCYSGDLVSGGSAGNPAAVMATGDRVRAPLLWPVEARLAALLPDLLVFRKPRAPEPELATAQGVLLGVHVTGFTALMDRFSLTCKSEDDLDKLAHIFSYYISDIIEHVLCFGGDILNITGNVLLALWTVEQNQLSDIITLVAKCSLEIQEKFGVYHTREGQDLQLKIGVSAGWISQVIVGDEQRQYLLVIGRDVDDVQLAQRLAQANEIVLSWNCWTLCEQYMFEVEIMKEDEAVKLRDMRITDPFDFDEHFDKCLSYLPHYRTSANTLRTALELDPDSALEQTLRKHIMKNLLKKIDEGQPTEYISEFRTVTMVLVSLEFHKTGWMLHLCHLIQEAALYISTVIEKGGGQLSQIFMFEKGCMFLCVFGLPGDKKPDECAHALESSVSIFNFCWENLTETKLVSIGITNGPVFCGVVGAVARHEYTVIGPKVSLVARMITAYPGLVSCDEVTYLRSMLPAYNFKKLPEKMMKNISNPGKTYEYLGHRRCIMFGKRHLIRVRSKNHPLFDREKELEAFQMAQQGCLHQKKGQAVLYEGGKGYGKSRLLAEINLLAQKEEHRVLSLKLKEADSKQYFYAIQTLMAIFFEIDTCPAFYRQECLHKQLCGKVEEPLHCLFNDLFFVKFPLSFEVSHMDDMARQKKIKECFFQVLQEAVRETPLIFLIDEAQHMDAASWEFLGTLLSSAPIIMVMTLMPTSTLCGGAQHVLQSPQAMLKPISKLAANSLLKMACWELGAVSIPQELQIYLLRRCLGNPLYCKALCRDLLSKDILLFHDLQKGEEENSKWETLSANVMKSTMYGIPPVSSEEDQKLYVCTVKDEVNLDTVLLPPLLKEIAVNQLDQLSPEEQLLVKCAAVIGHSFHVDLLQHLLPGWDKHKLLQVLRALVDIHVLRWCNESQELPAEPISVPFSVEVIEKHKEEKKKSDAGSPLRQKEELFLPQPEVLEFGVPLLREAAWELWPKAQQRALHLECACFLRDLACRCGSCQGGDFVPFHRFAICSIKSSRGTSRFCSYKDTGSVLTQVITDRLQLPSPQDSFQFQTKLSRSREAFTSAPCRSEEEFLDRVSRTLAQASPENDLLTMKPCHCEEILKFVLSPLAQHCLVIGENTCAFYYLLEAAAASLDLSDNYMAFFYLRKASSLLGQPAAFSFLKKRKVKICQFEEATFCRLRSEVCFNMGQMTLAKKLARQALRLLKKNFPWTWFGVLFQTFLEKYWHPCSLSQSADNPSEKKKKLAVLQQRVQCLSLLWQLYNLEATASSRRFACLATLMQKNSAKEFANEAQVVSTYVALSQFSQNVGDREKWLHCEQMAIQKSSLCWFSREGLLATAQLMQTLAYTKLCLGHLDVSIKLGFQAHEMCGHLRKPALENLVLSVLFRSAFLKKKVMISLAWPASIPLA, translated from the exons GGAATGTCCTCCTGGCACTCTGGACAGTGGAACAGAATCAACTGAGTGACATCATTACCCTGGTGGCAAAATGCAGTCTGGAGATACAGGAGAAATTTGGGGTCTACCATACCAGAGAAGGCCAGGACCTGCAGCTAAAGATAG GTGTCTCTGCAGGTTGGATTTCCCAGGTTATTGTTGGAGACGAGCAACGACAGTACCTCTTGGTGATTGGGCGGGATGTAGATGATGTCCAGTTAGCTCAGCGTTTGGCTCAGGCAAATGAGATTGTCTTGTCCTGGAACTGCTGGACACTCTGTGAGCAGTACATGTTTGAAGTGGAAATCATGAAGGAGGATGAAGCTGTGAAG TTAAGAGATATGCGGATCACTGACCCATTTGATTTTGATGAGCATTTTGACAAGTGCCTCAGTTATCTGCCACATTACCGGACAAGTGCTA atACTCTAAGAACTGCCCTGGAGTTGGATCCAGACTCTGCACTTGAGCAAACTCTGCGGAAGCACATAATGAAAAACCTTTTGAAGAAG ATTGACGAAGGCCAACCTACGGAGTATATATCTGAATTTCGTACCGTGACTATGGTTTTGGTCAGCCTAGAATTTCACAAGACAGGATGGATGTTGCATTTGTGTCATCTTATCCAGGAGGCTGCATTATACATCTCCACAGTCATAGAGAAAGGGGGTGGCCAGCTGAGCCAGATCTTTATGTTTGAGAAA GGGTGCATGTTCCTCTGTGTGTTTGGCCTTCCTGGGGATAAGAAGCCAGATGAGTGTGCACATGCCCTGGAAAGCTCTGTCAGCATCTTCAACTTCTGCTGGGAGAATCTTACTGAGACCAA GCTTGTTTCCATCGGTATCACCAATGGACCAGTATTCTGTGGCGTGGTTGGGGCAGTAGCAAGACATGAATATACAG TTATTGGCCCGAAAGTGAGCCTTGTGGCCAGAATGATAACTGCTTATCCAGGTTTGGTGTCTTGTGATGAGGTAACATATCTAAGATCCATGCTACCTGCTTACAACTTCAAGAAACTCCcagagaaaatgatgaaaaacatcTCGAACCCTGGGAAGACGTATGAATATCTTGGCCATAGAAGATGTAT CATGTTTGGGAAGAGACATTTGATCAGAGTGAGAAGTAAAAATCACCCTTTGTTTG ACCGGGAGAAAGAACTAGAAGCCTTCCAAATGGCACAGCAGGGATGTTTGCACCAGAAGAAGGGACAAGCAGTTTTGTATGAAGGTGGAAAGGGCTATGGAAAAAGTCGGCTGTTGGCTGAAATAAACTTGCTGGCTCAGAAAGAAGAACACAG GGTGTTGTCCTTGAAGCTGAAGGAAGCAGATTCCAAGCAATACTTCTATGCCATCCAAACCCTCATGGCCATCTTCTTTGAGATTGATACATGCCCGGCCTTTTACCGGCAAGAGTGCCTACATAAACAGCTTTGTGGGAAAGTGGAGGAACCACTTCACTGCCTTTTTAATGACCTCTTCTTTGTAAAG TTTCCCTTATCCTTCGAAGTTTCACACATGGATGACATGGCCAGACAAAAGAAGATTAAAGAGTGTTTTTTTCAAGTGCTACAGGAG GCAGTGAGGGAAACACCACTGATTTTTCTCATTGACGAGGCCCAGCATATGGATGCAGCTTCCTGGGAGTTTTTGGGAACATTACTCTCCAGTGCACCCATCATCATGGTGATGACATTGATGCCTACCTCCACCCTGTGTGGTGGGGCCCAGCACGTCCTGCAGAGCCCTCAGGCTATGCTGAAGCCCATTTCGAAGTTAGCAGCAAACTCACTATTGAAAATGGCATGTTGGGAACTAGGGGCGGTGAGCATCCCCCAAGAGCTGCAGAT CTACCTTCTTCGCAGGTGCTTGGGAAACCCCCTCTACTGTAAGGCTCTATGTCGGGACCTTCTCTCTAAGGACATATTACTCTTTCATGACCTacaaaagggagaggaggagaacaGCAAGTGGGAGACCCTCTCAG CCAATGTCATGAAATCCACAATGTATGGTATTCCTCCTGTCAGCTCTGAAGAAGACCAGAAATTGTATGTCTGCACAGTCAAGGATGAGGTGAACTTGGATACAGTGCTTCTCCCACCATTGTTAAAAG aaataGCTGTAAACCAACTGGATCAATTGAGCCCAGAAGAACAGTTGCTGGTTAAGTGTGCTGCAGTCATTGGTCACTCCTTCCACGTAGATCTGCTGCAGCACCTGCTGCCTGGCTGGGATAAACATAAGCTCCTGCAGGTGCTGAGGGCTCTTGTGGATATACACGTGCTCCGCTGGTGCAACGAGAGCCAGGAGCTTCCTGCTGAGCCAATATCAGTGCCCTTTTCTGTTGAGGTTATTGAAAAacacaaagaggaaaagaaaaagtcag atGCTGGCTCTCCTCTCAGGCAAAAAGAGGAACTATTCCTACCTCAACCTGAGGTGCTAGAATTTGGAGTGCCTCTGTTACGGGAAGCTGCTTGGGAGCTGTGGCCCAAGGCACAACAGAGAGCCCTGCATCTTGAATGTGCCTGCTTTCTCCGAGACTTGGCCTGCCGCTGTGGGAGTTGCCAGGGCGGGGACTTTGTCCCCTTCCACCGTTTTGCCATCTGTTCTATCAAGAGCTCCAGAGGGACATCCCGATTCTGCAGTTACAAGGATACTGGCTCGGTGTTAACACAAGTGATCACAGACAGATTACAGCTGCCTTCTCCCCAAG ATAGTTTTCAGTTCCAGACAAAACTGTCCAGAAGTCGGGAAGCCTTCACGAGTGCACCCTGCAG GTCAGAGGAAGAGTTCCTGGATCGAGTGAGCAGGACGCTGGCCCAAGCCAGCCCTGAGAACGACCTGCTGACCATGAAGCCCTGTCACTGTGAGGAAATCCTGAAGTTCGTGCTCTCGCCCCTCGCCCAGCACTGCCTGGTCATCGGAGAAAACACCTGTGCATTTTATTACCTGCTGGAGGCTGCCGCTGCCTCCTTGGACCTGTCAGATAACTACATG GCCTTCTTTTATTTGAGGAAGGCAAGCAGTCTTCTGGGCCAGCCCGCTGCATTCTCGTTTTTGAAAAAGCGCAAGGTGAAGATCTGTCAGTTTGAGGAGGCCACTTTCTGTCGTCTTCGGTCAGAG GTCTGTTTCAACATGGGACAGATGACCTTGGCCAAAAAACTGGCTAGGCAAGCCCTCCGACTGCTGAAAAAGAATTTCCCTTGGACCTGGTTTGGAGTCCTTTTCCAAACATTCCTGGAAAAATATTGGCATCCCTGTTCCCTGAGCCAGTCTGCAGACAACCCTAGTGAGAA AAAGAAGAAGTTGGCAGTCCTGCAGCAGCGGGTGCAGTGCCTCTCGCTGCTCTGGCAGCTCTATAACCTGGAGGCCACAGCCAGCAGCCGCAGGTTTGCCTGCCTGGCCACGCTGATGCAGAAGAATTCAGCCAAGGAGTTTGCAAATGAAGCCCAG GTTGTCTCTACCTACGTGGCCCTCTCCCAGTTCTCCCAGAACGTGGGTGACAGGGAGAAGTGGCTGCACTGCGAACAAATGGCCATTCAGAAAAGCAGCCTATGTTGGTTCTCCAGAGAGGGGTTGTTGGCCACAGCGCAGCTCATGCAGACCTTGGCCTACACCAAGCTCTGTCTCGGCCACCTTGACGTCTCCATCAAGCTGG GTTTTCAAGCTCATGAGATGTGCGGGCACCTCAGGAAACCAGCTCTGGAGAATCTGGTTCTCTCAGTTCTCTTTAGATCTGCATTTCTCAAGAAGAA GGTCATGAtatccttggcctggcctgcttcTATTCCGCTTGCTTAG